A portion of the Haliaeetus albicilla chromosome 5, bHalAlb1.1, whole genome shotgun sequence genome contains these proteins:
- the PRIMA1 gene encoding proline-rich membrane anchor 1 isoform X2, whose protein sequence is MLLRELLGLLRCCWPSLLLHCALHPLWGSVQVTRGEPQKSCSKPVAEKVTESCQQICQCRPPPPLPPPPPPPPPPRLLVVPTPKSTFCPTEETWWPGLVIIIAVCCATLVFLFVVVIICYKAIKRTHAN, encoded by the exons atgctgctccgggagctgctggggctgctccgctgctgctggccctccctgctgctgcactgtgccCTCCACCCGCTCTGGGGCTCCGTCCAG GTCACTCGGGGTGAGCCCCAGAAGTCATGCTCCAAGCCTGTAGCAGAGAAAGTCACAGAGAGCTGCCAGCAAATTTGCCAGTGCCGGCCACCTCCACCGTtaccaccacctcctccacctccaccGCCCCCGAGGTTGCTAGTGGTGCCGA CTCCCAAGTCTACCTTTTGTCCCACTGAAGAGACCTGGTGGCCAGGCCTGGTTATTATCATTGCAGTATGCTGCGCCACACTAGTGTTCCTCTTCGTAGTTGTCATCATTTGCTACAAAGCCATAAAAAG